The genomic region GCGGGTCCCATTAAGGCTGCCAGGGATAAGGTGGATGGCACGTTTATCGTGATGAACGGCGATATCATTTCTAATGCTAATATAGCGGGCATTGTCTCTTTTCACGTGGGCATGGGGTGCTGGGGCACCATTAACATGATTAATATGCCCTCGCCTTATGGCATCATAGACCTGGATGGCAGCAGGATAGTGCAGTTCAGGGAGAAGCCGGTTTTGCCCTATAAGATGAATGCGGGCTTGTATGTCCTTGAGCCTGAAGTGGTGGACTTCATGCCCGACGTTGGCTCTATAGAGACTGACGTTTTCCCGAAGCTCGCTGCGCTGGGTAAGCTTTGTGGCTACGACTCTACCGGCATATACTGGAGCGACGTGGGAACCCACAAGGACCTCGAGAAGGTCAATAAGGACATCATCGCGGGCAAATTTAAACTGTAAGTTCTCTAAGCCTAAGAAGCTCACTATGAAGACTATTAAGGGCACGAAGAGCTTCACACGACTTACTAGCCTTTATAGTGGCTAGACATTGAGGCCTTCAGTGGTGGCGATGCTGGTCGTCGTGCCGGTGGATGTGCTCGTGCGTGATGGTGCCATGGACGTGGATGTGGGTGTGCGCATGCTCCTCACCGAATAGGAGGAGAGCGCCAAGGACCATTAGGGGGGCTGAGATGTAAAAAGAGGTATCGGGGGCGCCCCTGAATATGAGGAATGATACGATGACGCCAGCGAAGGGCGCTGTGCCCATCAGGGCGCTGGCACGGGCAGCGCCGATGTGGCGCATTGAAAGTATGAAGAGCGCGATGCTAAGGCCATAGCAAAGGCTGCCGACCAGCATCGCCGCCATGATGATGAAGGGGCCGGGGAGGGGGGCGCCTAAAAGCAGCGCTAAGGCTAGGGAAAAGGCGCCCGATACCGTGCCTTTCACGATGCCTATCGACACGGGGTCTTTAGAAGAGATGCTCCTCGTGAGGTTATTATCCAGGCCCCAGAGGACGCATGCCACGATGATGCTGACGGCGCCAAGCGAGGCCCCAAACTGTGCGCCGTCGAAGGATAGCACGACGCTCGACGCCGTGATGAGGCCGATGGCCGCCCAGGCTCTCTCCCCGACGTACTCCTGGAACATGAAGGCGGCAATAAGCGTAGTGGCAACGCATTCGAAGTTCAACAGCAAGGACGCGGTCGCTGCAGGCGTGCTCTGTAGCCCGAGCAGAAGCATTATGGGCGCGGCCACCCCTCCAGCCAGGACTGCGCCAGCCAGCCACGGCGTATCCTTACATGTGAGCTGCACCCCAACTTTAACCCCGAATGCGCTGCGCGCCAGGCTAAAGGCCAGAAGCCCTGCTCCGCAGCCCAGGTATAAGAGCCCTGCTAGCAGCACAGGGTGGGCTTCCCCCAGCAACACTTTTGCGAGGGGCGCGCTAGCCCCAAAAAGTATGGCCCCCACGATTGCAAATAATAAGGGGCGTGCCCGAGAATATATCATTGAATGAAAATACGACATCCCATGATAAAAACCTTTTAAATCAGGCAGCGCATATTAGGGATGGTGACCATGAAAGGCCTCATGCTATCCAAGGATGAGCTGGTGAAGTGCGAGAACGCGATAGAGGAGGCCATCGTAAAGATAGTGGAGATGAGCAAGACTAACGGGGCCATTGTAGCGCTGAGCGGGGGGATAGACTCCTCGCTGGTCGCCACGCTAGCCACGAGGGTGGTCGACGTGTACGGGCTCATACTCCCGGACCCCTCAACGAGCGATCCTGGTGACGTGCGGGACGCGGAGGACCTGGCGAATAGCCTGGGCATCGACTACGAGGTAATAGATATCGGGGGCATATTGAAGGCGATCTATGCGGCCAGGCCGAAGCTCGGGCCCAGGGAGTGTAAGATCGCCTACGCTAACGTCAAGCCCAGGGTGCGCATGGTCATGAACTATTTTGCAGCTAACCTCGACGGCCGGGTGGTGCTGGGCACGGGTAATAAGACCGAGCTCCTCATGGGCTATTTTACGAAGTATGGGGATGGCGGCGTGGACATGCTCCCTATCGGTGACCTTTACAAGACCAGGGTGTGGCAGATGGCCAGGCATGTGGGCGTACCCGAAAAAATCATTAAAAAGCCTCCATCTGCCGGGCTGTGGAAGGGCCAGACCGATGAGGAGGAGATGGGCATACGCTATGAGCTTCTAGATAAGGTGCTTTACGGCGTTTTCGACCTTGGGCTTACCTATGAAGAGGTCGAGAAGGCGACAGGAGTGGATGATGCCACCTTTACCCGCATAATGGAGCGTGTCAGGGATAACGAGCATAAGCGTAACATGCCCCCCATCGTGGACATAGAGGCTGTGCTCCGGTCCTGCCACTCATAAAGCCTACTCTTTTAATCAGAAATGATATATACAGGCTTATCATACATGATATGCATCTTAAATTTGAGGGACTACATGGACGTCGATATCCTTAAGAAGCTCGCCCTCATGGGAGCCATGAAAGGGCGGGTAAGCCTCTCCTCCGCCAAGCTGGGCTCCACAATAGGCATGAGCTCCCAAACGGCGGCGAGGCGGCTGATTCGCCTGGAAAAGCAGGGGTACATCACGAGGGTACTCACAACAGAAGGACAGGACGTGCGCATCACAGATAAGGGAATCTCAAAGCTCAAGGCCGAATATCTGGACTATAAGAAGATATTCGAGGAAGGACAGAGACAGCGGCTCAAGGGGAGGG from Methanocella conradii HZ254 harbors:
- a CDS encoding DMT family transporter, with protein sequence MIYSRARPLLFAIVGAILFGASAPLAKVLLGEAHPVLLAGLLYLGCGAGLLAFSLARSAFGVKVGVQLTCKDTPWLAGAVLAGGVAAPIMLLLGLQSTPAATASLLLNFECVATTLIAAFMFQEYVGERAWAAIGLITASSVVLSFDGAQFGASLGAVSIIVACVLWGLDNNLTRSISSKDPVSIGIVKGTVSGAFSLALALLLGAPLPGPFIIMAAMLVGSLCYGLSIALFILSMRHIGAARASALMGTAPFAGVIVSFLIFRGAPDTSFYISAPLMVLGALLLFGEEHAHTHIHVHGTITHEHIHRHDDQHRHH
- a CDS encoding NAD+ synthase; the protein is MVTMKGLMLSKDELVKCENAIEEAIVKIVEMSKTNGAIVALSGGIDSSLVATLATRVVDVYGLILPDPSTSDPGDVRDAEDLANSLGIDYEVIDIGGILKAIYAARPKLGPRECKIAYANVKPRVRMVMNYFAANLDGRVVLGTGNKTELLMGYFTKYGDGGVDMLPIGDLYKTRVWQMARHVGVPEKIIKKPPSAGLWKGQTDEEEMGIRYELLDKVLYGVFDLGLTYEEVEKATGVDDATFTRIMERVRDNEHKRNMPPIVDIEAVLRSCHS
- a CDS encoding nucleotidyltransferase family protein; translation: MKAFILCGGRGERLRPLTDSMPKPMVKVGGKPILEYQLDLLRKHGIEDAVLLVGWHGEAIERYFGDGSRLGMHIEYSYEDPDNRLGTAGPIKAARDKVDGTFIVMNGDIISNANIAGIVSFHVGMGCWGTINMINMPSPYGIIDLDGSRIVQFREKPVLPYKMNAGLYVLEPEVVDFMPDVGSIETDVFPKLAALGKLCGYDSTGIYWSDVGTHKDLEKVNKDIIAGKFKL